The Magnetospirillum sp. XM-1 genomic interval GACCCTCCGGCGCAGACATATAAACGCGCCTTCGAATTTGCAACCGTGTTCCAAGGTTCTGATCCATGGCCCATCATAAGTCGGCTAAGAAGCGCATCCGCCAGACCGAGCGTCGTACCGAGGTCAACCGCGCCCGCGTGAGCCGTATCCGCACCTTCGTCAAGAAGGTCGAGCTCGCCATCGCCGGTGGCGATTCCGCCGCTGCCCAGGCCGCCCTCAAGGAGGCCCAGCCCGAACTGATGAAGGGCGCCCAGGCCGGCGTGCTGCACAAGAATACCGCGTCGCGCAAGGTTTCCCGCCTCGTCGCCCGCGTCAAGGAGATGAAGCCGCTGGCCTAATGCCAATGGCTTGATTTTCCTGCGATTTTCGAGGGCCGCGCTTCTTGCGCGGCCCTCGTT includes:
- the rpsT gene encoding 30S ribosomal protein S20, with the translated sequence MAHHKSAKKRIRQTERRTEVNRARVSRIRTFVKKVELAIAGGDSAAAQAALKEAQPELMKGAQAGVLHKNTASRKVSRLVARVKEMKPLA